In the genome of Raphanus sativus cultivar WK10039 chromosome 9, ASM80110v3, whole genome shotgun sequence, the window TACAAGTTGAACAAAGATAATGTCTGTACTGCAAATTTGTGTTATTTGAAAAAGATTTGAGAAAGCTAACCTACAGTGGCAAACAATGAATGCTTTTATATGCCAATTCAATAATTTATGTTATGATAAGGAGAAAAATGAGAGCAGGATCCGGTAACTAGTCTACCAAGTACATGTCATAACTAGACTAGTCATAAGACTCATAACAATACAGTGGTATTATTATATCTTAGCTAGAAagaaatgtataattaataacttttatattatacAACTATGAGTCTATGACATTACGGTGATACAGTCAATGATCTACCACGTCGTGCGTCGGAATCTATCGcataatcatttattaaaacGGTGAAgtcaatttaaattatttcatgtcaatttttttttataaattaaaataggcATGGACATTCTGAAAGTTTCAATTTGATTGATTTGGATTTtcgtatttttaatattataattataatttttggattttactAATTCTCAGGTCAAAATTCAGTTTGctttttttcaaatttagttAGGATCGGATTGTAACAAATGTCTAAAATCGtccaaaaatactttttaaacttagaaaattgacaaaaaatttcaaaacaaataaattattcacAAATTCAATTAAAAGTTAGTTAAATTATATACACTAACTAAAAGTAttcaaaataatacataaataaattacaaatgttccaaatactataaaatatctaaataatctTAACACATATAAAacattaactagattttgacccgtccgaCTGGGCGGGTGTTTActttaatttgtaaaaaatattatcaatctAAATTGGaaattattagattttataaattatgcTCCACGTTCTTTGATATTACGATTGTTATTGTATTTAATGTACTTGTAACatgaaaaaaaatactaatgttagtatataatttttcgcattgtttatttgatattgtaaccatataattttaaattaataatgacatatatatcttattaatagacaacaaatcttgttttagagaaatatatttttacctttgtattatataaaaactataaataccaataattataataaacaaccAATAATTACAATGACTCCATAAAtaatatagttatcaaaatggaatataatatcaaattaaataatttggTATAATTCTAtagtaataattttaaaaaaaaaacataagccCAACCCAagataaatgttatatttatgttcaaacaacattttaatttttaaattctgCAATTTATATtgccaaacaaaattaaaaaatacttttaatttaataagatagatagatgtaTTCAACTAATTTCAAATATCTTTAAATCATATTTTGGATTTCGTTTTGGTTCGAGTAataaccaaattttaaagttataagCTCATAAATCCTgcgatgtttttatataaaggGTCcgatcaaattttaatttttcgatTTAGATTTAAATAGGTGTTTCAACTTCgtataaaaacacacaaacgtatgatattattttataagtcAGTATTCAAACTCGGATCCGGCCGGCTAAGTTTGGTGGGAACGGAAACTGACCAGTAATCTACCACTAGAACAATCCAGACAAATATCATAATATATGTAGCCACCTTTCTTTCGAATCCACAGTTCTTCCACGTATTCACACTTTTATAAGAACAATGTAACTTCAGGTTAAATTGATTTAcccaaaaacaaacaaacaaacttttttttggcAAACAAACAAACTTAAACTGTACAATTCTCAAGACTATcacattttatgtttttagtacTTAGTACAAACTTCCACCGAAatcattaattataaaaataatagaaattttaaGTTAAGTACagatttataaagaaaaataggAAAGGATAGTGAATGTTTCATATGTACCTAATGTTAGAACCGAGTTCGGTCAAAACTAGTAAAAGAGACGAAGAACTCGTCAATGGGTCTAACAAAGACGTTTTTATAGATGAAGGTATCAGAACTGGGTTACATagagagagtaaagagaagAACTAACCGGTGCTCGGAGAGCTAGCCGGAAAACGGTACAAGATAGCGGATAGAGAGTAGtcaaaaccctagatctagccgcCTAGTAAGTGTGTAAAAGTGTGGATACCCTTCTTCGTTTCCCTTCCTCCCATTTTATAGGATCTCTTCGTGATTCGCCCTACTTTCAGCATCCCTCGTGGGCTTCTTAGTTCATTAAGTGAGCCCGTCATGCTGTTGGGCCGAGAAGGAAAATGAGTACCTTCTATTTGTCTAATCGTTGCGACTCAGGACGCTTTTGGTGCAGTTACTCGCTTGGTCCTAGAACCTGATGCGGTGATGGGCCGACTCTCGACACTTGGTGGGCCCTGTAGAAAGGTGTGAATCCATCCCTCTACAGTAAGTCCCCCAGTCCATTGATGAGTAAAGCTTCTTCTCTCAATGGATTTGTGAGTGTATCATGTTTCCTAGAATTGAGCTTTTCTCGCAGATCTACGGGGTGGGGCTTCATGGGATTCGGGTTGTTCAATCGGCGAGTCTTGGAGGAGTTGATCTTCTCGCGGAGATCGGGGGCAAGACTAACTGTGTCTGCTGCTGCTTTCTCCTTTCGCTTGAGAATGTTCCGTATGTCGCTCGGTGATGGGCGGCTTAGCTGAGTACGCAGGTCTGGGGGAGAAACTTGTTCAGGTTCGTCGACTGAAGGTCCTAGTTGCGTTAGGACGACGTTGATGCGTCTTCTCGCTGTCGGGAGTTCATGATCGTCAGTATCCTTGGCGGCCCTTGTGAAAACAGTCTAGACGCGTTGTCGGTTTCTCGGTGATTCTTCGTCGCTAGACGAGTTACCCTTTTCCGGTGATGCTGGGGTTGCTTCTTCGGCGTTGCTCGTCTCTCTTGCTGAGGAACTTTGCCTTGCGACTTGCTGGTTTTCCTGTCTTTGTTCTTGCTCCAGCTCGCGGGTCCTCGGGCTCTAGGTTTTGGAGGCTCGATTTTGAGTTTTCCGTTCGCGACGGAGGAGAGAAATTGCTCAAAGAGCGTCTTACACTCCCTGGTATCATGCGACTTAGCGTTGTGATAGTCGCACCATTTCTCAGCTCCCGGGGGCCGAGAACTCACTGCTGCGGAGAAATCCGGCGGTTTTCCTTCGGTTTCGCGGTTGTAAACGTTCCACCCTTTCTCGCGGACGACAGTCGTTGACGCTGGGGAGCTTTCTTCGTCGACGGCATACACGAAGTTCTTCTTTTGGGCTGCCTTGTCCCCCGACGAGTGCTGGCGTGGCTCATGTCGACTATCCGCGTTCTTTACGCTGGTTTTGTCGGCTGTCTCGGCTTTAGATGCGTTCAACTTGCCAATGAGGGCCTTCGTATCCTCTTCCATGCGGATAAAGTTGTGGGAACGGGCTATGGCGTCGGAAAGAGACGTCGTAGGGTTCCTGTAGAGGTCGTCACGGAAAACCGAATGGACATACAACGTGTTCTTAAGCGCAGCGACCGCGACGCTGTCGGGTAAGACGACCTTCGAGACTATGGCCTTGAACTTCTCCATGAAGCTGCGCAAGCTTTGGTCTTTTCCTTGGGCAAGGTTGAAAAGATCGGATACTGTCGCGTCTTTCTGAGTGAACATGGTGTAGTTCTTGAGGAAGGCGGACGACAGGTCGTGAAAGTCTTTAATAGAGTTCTCAGCAAGGCCCGTGAACCATGTAAGAGCTGGTCCTTTCAAGCTTTCAACGAAAAGTTGACAGTAGCCAGCGTCGCGTTCTTCGTCGGAGAGATTTGCACGGCGTACTGCGATGTTGAAAGACGTGATGTAAGTCGTTGGGTCGGTTAAGCCTTCGTACGTCGGCAGTCGGAGCTTCTCGATGTGTCGTAGTCTAACGCCGGTTATCGCAGAGGAGAAGGGTGTTCGGAGGGTGTTCGCCAGAACGCGCTCTATCTGCGGGGTGGAGGTGGTGGCGCAGTGTATCTTGGAGTTGATGTCTAGGAGCGACTGTTTGAGTGCTGCGACTTCGCGAACCATCTGTAGATCTGGGTTTGTAGGAGTGAAAGGCGCGGCGTCTGGGTTGAGAGTGCTGGGAGGAGCGCCTTGGTTCGTCGGGTTAGCAGCTATGTCGCTTGCGAACAGTTGTCTGCGAATGGTATCAGTGGCTGCGTCTGGAGCGTCGGCGAGAGGAGCGAGTAGCGCGGCGATTGCGGCGATTTGCTCGGTGGTTGCTTTTTGGGCGGCGTTCTGTCGGGCAAAGCGCTCCATGATGGTATCGACAAAGGCAGGGGCTATCGGGATAGCCGTGACTGGGGTCGGACCCGGCGCGTCGTGTTCGTCGCCGGAAGTGGAACCTTCGGGGTTCTGACTCATCTTTGCTAACGTTAGTTTGCTAGCCCTACGGTGGACGCCAACTGTTAGAACCGAGTTCGGTCAAAACTAGTAAAAGAGACGAAGAACTCGTCAATGGGTCTAACAAAGACGTTTTTATAGATGAAGGTATCAGAACTGGGTTacagagagagagtaaagagaggAACTAGCCGGTGCTCGGAGAGCTAGCCGGGAAACGGTACAAGATATCAGATAGAGAGTAGtcaaaaccctagatctagccgcCTAGTAAATGTGTAAAAGTGTGGATACCCTTCTTCGTTTCCCTTCCTCCCATTTTATAGGATCTCTTCGTGATTCGTCCTACTTTCAGCATCCCTCGTGGGCTTCTTAGTTCATTAAGTGAGCCTGTCATGCTGTTGGGCCGAGAAGGCAAATGAGTACCTTCTATCTGTCTAATCCTTGCGACTCAAGACGCTTTTGGTGCAGTTACTCGCTTGGTCCTAGAACCTGATGCGGTAATGGGCCGACTCTCGACACTTGGTGAGCCCTGTAGGAAGGTGTGAATCCATCCCCCTACACCTAATTACTAAACTTATTTAAGCAATGCTAGATACCTAATTActaaataatagaaattttaacttttttcaaGCATTAGTATATTTAGAATTAATATTTTAGGATATCTCTAAGAATATACAGAGACGAACTACATTTTTAACTGCTTCCTTCAGCTTTATCACCTTAACAGATACACTTTACAAACAGCCACAGTGTTGATCCCTGTTCAAAAACGCGGCCGCCTAGCCGCCTAGGCGGCCGCCTGGGCGCTATTCGGTGAGTGGCCGCGGCGAGTTGGGCCAAATCGGTGAATCCAGGCGTTGACCCGCGTTTGACCGCCTAATTCCCGCGTTGACCGCCTAATTTCCGCCTAATCCCGCGTTGACcgcctaagttttttttttttttttttttttttttttaaagctgaaatacgattgattatttttactagatttgtataattattgattacTAAATAGTTGCAATTAGTTATCtaacccaaaacaaacacatatatactacATTAGGGATTTTCTCGTATCAAACACGCTCAAATCTAAATGTTCGATAAATTTAAAGGAGATcgtttcaaaaaattatcttaaaaagttataattatatataagaacttgtgtcatcatgtttaaaattaactaaacatattataaatatattaaattatatttaaaactaggCCCTGCGTAATTTCCGAGTACTCCCCGATTTTTTGGTAACTCGCTAGGCCCAGACTCGCCGCCCGACTAGCGCCTAGCGTAGTTTCGAACAAGGGTGTTGATACAACAATatgaatactagattttgacccgcgcttaaGAAGCGcgggtatttttttgttgtatagTAGACATAATTTAGAAAGAATTTATGAGAATTTGTtagttataattaattttaaagatCAATACTATTATTACGTATGAGATTGAAACAAtgttgtatttatattttcatatccGTCAGATAATTCTTGTGATCCATTGATCAAGCGAGGCGTATATAGCATGGTTTAGttatactaaaataattatattttccaaTTAAATTAAAAGTAGTTTTGAAGATGAATTAATGTGTTTTATAGTATACAAATAACATAATGAATTATTTGTGTTTCATAATgtaattatagatattttttgaTACTTACTTCTATgcatattaattataaaaccaaacatttattttgtatctatattattatcataaaacaaaagttaaaagaATCTGAAAATATCTAAACTAATATCATAAACTTAAATTTCAGTtggaaaaatatgttttataattatagatatataagttttaaaataacaatttacataaataataatttatagaaattgcatataaaaaatgtttttaattattgacTGGCCTTGTTCTTATGTTTTGTCAAACTCTATTGGgctttaaaaacaaaagaattatCATTACTAATTGGCCAAGCCCATTCCAATAACTCAACCGACAAAATAGAAAagattctctttcttttctctctggacagatcgaaaaaaaaaatcatctgaTGCCGATTCATGTGGCCATGAGATCCAACGAAAATGAAGTAGCCGCCGAGTGATTTTCCTCTGATCTAACCCGGTAAATCTTCGTTTTCTTACATCTTATTCATACAATAGATACAGAATACTACTTTTCCATCTTGATTTTGTAAATAGAGAAATCTGACTTTAACAAAAACTTCAGGTTTTGCCTGCATGTGATTTCTGATGACTTCTATCAACATATATTCCAGCGTTAAATGGTTTTTGATCTGTtcaaaaattattgaaatacaATTCGAGAAAAATATAAGTATTCTGTTAAGACAACGTTTTTTGTTGTATCACAATCTTCCTGTCTTAACAgatatcatataataaattactgttttataaaaaatcattaacaTCCGTCGGTAGTTGTAACCTGAATCAATATTTGTTCTGTCCATCTATATATTctgattattaaaatattactaaatatcTTGTAATCAATATAGTTACCGAAGTTATTGTTTTCTAACTGAATGCAAAGTAGTTTAGTAATTATTTTGCTTGATACTAAAGGGAGGTATATTTTTtgaatcttattaaaatagCAACGATcaatgttggttaagatttgttattttgtaatcaatgtTGTTTACCGAAATATTGGTAGAAAATATATGCAAGATCATTTAGTTAGTTTAAGGTAATCTTGATTAACAGAAAATCTTGGAGAGgaagtaatttatttttgtgggtatttttttgttagttcaagattaataatctatttttaatcttatataaaattaattaaggTGTGTCTAATTAAAACTATACAAATTGATATTACTTTCACGCACgcctaaaatatataaaattgattCGTTTTTATAGATAAACCAAGTTGATATATTTTGGGATCTTGATTAATGGTTATGAAACAAACGATTTTATTAAtgtctgataaaaaaaataattgaaaacaataaataagaaaacaaatgaaaagtACATTAACCAAATTCTTCAAATATAATCGTTTTTCACCCATGTATGGGATATTGGATTCCAAACGAAATCACTTAGGTCGCAGCAATCTGGAATCCCAATATCATCTACTTCAAGTTGCAACTTGTTATTTTCCATCCAAACCACAAACTTGGATCTATATTGATCATCAAGGAGACTGCCAAAATGTTCTTTGGTCTTTGAAAAGTCTTTCTTTTTTGGTGATCCCTGAAACATATTTggacaattataaaaataagtaaaagtcATGCATCTTTTGTTGTACTCTGAATTTACCTTGTCATGAGTTTGCGATGTGCATTGGAATGGTTTCATGAAGCAGGATAGGAACCAGTTTagcatttttttggttttgtttttttctgtcaaAGATAACAGATTTTAGGGTTGTGGTTTAGAATTAGGATAGGAACCAGTTTAGCATACAACGAAGTATGCCCATCTGTTTATATAAGATGTTATGTTGAGTTGATATTAGGGTTGTGGTTTAGAATTAGGTTgtggtttattttattaaattattttggttaGGCTGGTCGTGAGTTAAGGTTGGGGGTTTATAATCGGATTTATATGGGGGGTGTTAATATTATGTTACGTTTTCTGTTATAATAGGGTGGGTtgtaccaaaaatatttaaaaggaaAGAGTCCAAAATGACTTGTATAGGTAGATTTCTTTAGACtccttctcttttaataaaatagatgttCTAAAGTTTCATAAAAATCGGGGTAAATCTTTATTTCTGGTTCTTCTCTGAAACAGATACATATATAACACATTTTCTCCAGGGAGCATTTTTATTTACTACACACATTAGAATAATACATCCTTCTTAAGATGTTTCCCACACCTTATAGTCTCTGCCTTCAACGGCTACAGACCAGTTTTGAGATCCGCTTGGTGGTTCGTAATGCCCTGGTCCGATCTTCATTGCAACTTTCTCATCTATTATAGCCGCATACACATCTCTCTCACTCTTTACTATGTTCACCTTTATAATGTATTGAACAAAGTAAAGTCTAGTTTAAGACCTGACGAATTAGTAAAACTAAGTTTACAAGATTGCGAgttttatttacctcactccGACAGTGAAGTTTCTGTCTGTTCCTGAGagacagaagagaagaaatcTCGGAACGGTAGTCTGAGTAGATGTGGTCGAAGAAAACAGCTGGTGTTCCTGGATGAGTCAAGATGTAAGCATATCCTTGCATCTCCTTCCCTCCTGGGAATCTCCAGTGACCCTTTTAGAAAGGAGGAAGAAACTTTCGTTAAAGACGGCTGGTTTATTTGAAGGGGTGACAACAATGGTGAGAAAGTAAAACCTGAGTAGAGCCAGTATCATGATTCTCTATGAATGTTACAGCACGAGATGGCCACCATCCAACTACACCAGGCGGCTTCCCTTGTGGGTCTGAGAGTCTCCAATATTCACATTTTTGAAGCGCCTAACACGCGGACAATGCTTAATCGTATctcataaaccaaaacaaaatggTATAATATCAAAAGGCCAGAAGATGTTGAATGTTGTTATTACCGTATGAAGAATTCCTTTGGTTGTGACATCAAAGGCACCAGCAGCTCCACTAGTTGCATTGATCCAGTCAACAATCCTTTGACGATGTGCGTCTTGATTGTAGTCCATTTCTCCATAAGTGTAACTTAGGGAATCCCAGTATTCACCAACCGCAAAGTAGGGTTTGCTAGCATCCATGTAGTCTTTGACGTAACCTCCCCAGAACCCTCTTACGAAATCAAGCCTCCATCCATCATACCCAACTTCTTCTCTGCAGgtgaatccaaaaaaaaaagcgaaTGAATACAGACGCCCAAACTAATCCACAGAAGTTCAAGAAGATGAAAACAGGGGAACTAACCTCATCCAGCATAGCCATTCCTTGATATCCTTCCTAACAAAGTCCTGTGAGTGATCTATGTTTGGAGCAGCATGGAAATTATCTCCACTGCTCTTGTTGCCTCTACCCTGAATTGTATCGTCACAGAGTAATAGAGATCAATAAGCACTTTCTTTCcctcaaaaatattattaacatcAGCAGCATCTATCTATCAACAAAAAGCACATTTTCTATCAAAGAATTTGCCTgtctttttatttcaaaaatgcAACAAGTTACCTGAAAATGAGGGTCATCTGCAACTACTGCCCTATCATCCCAGTTCAGACGCCCTCCAAATAGATTCCATACACCATTTGAATTCTTGAAATGTGCACAGCGGTGATTCAAAACAGCATCTCCCAACACTTTGATCCCAACTTTGTGAAATTTCTTCACCGTTTCTTTTAGCTCATCAATAGTTCCATATCTGAAAGTTTGCAACAACGGGGGGGAAATAATTATTTCAGATACAGCATTGAACCACAGTTCTCTTATCTGAGACACACTGCCACTGCATCATGTAACGGTCATCACAGATTAACATATAAGGCAACAAAAACAGTATTCAACCAGATGTCATTTAATCCTACTTGAACATTGAACAACCTCATATTCATGACAAAGTTTTAAGAAACGATAGAAAGTTTTGTAAAATTGCAGAGCTAACCTGGAATTCAAGTTGTACAGGTCTTTAGGCATGTACCCTTCAGGTGACACAGATTCCGTCGGTGGAGGTAACCACAGAACAGTGAATCCAAGTGAAGCTAGCTCATCGGCTTTTTCTTGAAGCTCCTGGTACCATCTCCCAGATTTATGGGATTCCCAGTTGAATCCCTGGCACAATATCTCAAATCCTGTGCCAGTTCCCGAGGAGATTTTAATTTCGGGCTCTTCAACCTCTGCTTCTAGTACACTTTCCGGGGTAAAAGTTGGAGTTGTGCTTCTGAATATGCTATATGCCTCCGCAGCAAGTTTCTCAATTTCTTGTAGAATGTTTATTTGCACTTCTTTTACGTTCCTCTTCTGACTCTTGTGAGAGGAAATGTCAATCGCCAAGTTCCTTATCTCAGTGATGATTTCATCAGTGAATCCACTTTCGGACActtcttgatttgtttttggTGTCTTCTCACTCACTTGAGCAGCTTCAGATTCAACGGGCAAGCTAGTTGAAGTAAGGAAAGGGACGTAGAAGTCTTCTCCTCTATTATTTAACCAAGTATTTTCATTTAACTTGAGCACAAAACATAATCCTTCGAGCTTTCCATCCAGAGAGAATAATCCAAACGATCCATTCCCATCGTCTTTTCTCTGCAGAAAGTTCATATGCATAAAAACTTAGATAATGTCACTGatgggaaaataaaatattctcatACGAAAGGTAGACAGGATATTAGATTATTTGTTAACAACATGAAAAATGATCTCTAGGTGCCCACAGAAGTATCTCGAAGTAGCAGCAAAGACACGAGTATGGCATCATATTGCTAACCACCCCAATGCTAAGTCTAAAACCAGGTATGTACAACCTGCCAAATGCTTGGACTGTCGTCAGCATTGCCAGGTGCTAACGAAAAACTAATTTTGAATCTCACAGACTTAAATTAGAGAGACACAACACAAGTGGTTATTGCCAAAGTATCAAAGTGAACATTCAAATCTTGTCAAGGGAAATACTTCTACACTTACCTGTAAACGAGTGCGTAATGCCTTGTTCTTAAACAAAGATGTTTCTTCTGGGTAAGGTTCAGCTGGAATTTCCCATTTTTTACTGCCATTTTTGCAAACTCCCCAGTGGACAGTAACATCTCCCGGTAAATCAGTTTCTATCGATACAATGTTCTTCGATGTTTCAGGGCATTTCTTTGCAGTGACACTGACTGAGTTATCACCGGCAACATGCTTACTAATTGGCATCTCCTCATAAAACTCTTCAAgaccttttctttcttttgtagAACCAGAAGAACTCGTCCCTTTTTCTTGAACATCTGCACTAGGCTCATCTGGTTTGACAACAATGTTTGAGAGCTTCCCAAGAGCACCTAGATATTCAAGAGAAAGCAACTCTCAATCACTGGATTTCTTTAAGCTTGAATTATAATGCGTTAAAAGAGAATGAGGATACAGTTATACACCCAAGGATGAGAAAATGCCAAAGTACAAAAATGCAAAACCAGTAGTCAGAACAGCAAATGTAACTATCTAAGCATAAGAAGTAGTCTACACtgaaagatataaaaaaaaacgcCCCAGCCACGTACCGAAGCCTTTCTTTGATCCGATCAAGTTTCCATCATCAGGAACATCGTCCAGAAGAGGAACCTTAAAGTCTCTCCCTTTGTGCTGATACCACGCCCCAGTTTCTTCATCCTGGAAAACAAAAACCCCAAATAAACGCACAACCAAGGGCAAACCAACAGTAATCTTCGTCACAAAAGGATATTAAACAACCAGAACCTTCAAAACAAAATTGAGAGCTGCTACAGAGCTTTCCAGATTAAGATTAATAGTAACTTCATGAAATGAATCTCCTTCTGATAACTTCCCCAAAGGTGTCTCAATGGCATAGTCCTAATTAACAACACAACAAACAAAGAAGAGTTTCAAAGCAATGatagccaaaaaaaaaggaaaaacaccAAGTGATATATATACCTTGATGGAAACAGAGCCAGGTGGTCTCATATCTTCCGGAGGTTGATCCCATTCACTGCCAAGATTTCAAATGATCAagggaataaaataaaaacatatctcCCATcccattaataaaaaaaatcacataaaagGGAAGAACCTGCCAGTATCACCAACATAAGAAACACCCCAATGAAGGATCCATTTCCCAGGAAGACTACATCCAACACTCAGCTCCCATTTATTCTCCTTCGCTTGCTTTAATCTCACACTAATCTTTCCTTCTGCCTATATCGTTCCCAATTTCAAAAACAAGACTAAGTTAATAACCTCCACTAATCAATTGAATCAACTTAACAAACAGCACAAGAGAGATACGATCAaccaatcaaacaaacaaatgtGAAACCAAATTGTTCACAGTCGTTAACCTTATCGATTCGCTCGACGGGGAAATCCTGCTTGAAGATGACGTCATCATCCGATCGAGAGGTTGTTTCGACAACAGCTGTATCGGAGGAGCTAGCTCGAACCGCGACGGACCTTCTACGCTCACCTAAGCTGTTTCCAGAGACGACGATGCTTCTTCGTCCGATCGAGTGTAGCTTCTTGGAAGCGAAATGACAACGGAGATTCAACGAGGAaggggagaagaagaagcctgTAGCTCCGTTTAGAGAGGCGTGGCGAAGTGGAGAGTGGTGGAGAAGAGTTTCAATGGGAACGGTGGACATTGCCGTTTCGCTGcagaagatatttttttaagcTAGAGtggagagaaaaagaagaagaggttaTGAGTAGTTtgaaatttgattaaaaatataaaaaaaaaacttttggtTTTGGGTGAAAGGGAAgatacctttttatttttgagattCGAGTAAAGGCGTCGACTCTCACTTACAAGCCACGTCGGCTCTACTTGCGGGTCCCATCCTTTCCCCTCGTCGGCCAATTTTTTTGGAACTAAATCTGAATGATAATTGTGGAAGTCTCTAGGTACAGTAgtttaactaaaaaaactaattaatgtttctatattaaaattttaagaatgtTAATGATGAATACTAAATGGAAACGTAGAATCGATTTTTATAAATCAGTGATGAAATtagaaatttat includes:
- the LOC108828494 gene encoding alpha-amylase 3, chloroplastic produces the protein MSTVPIETLLHHSPLRHASLNGATGFFFSPSSLNLRCHFASKKLHSIGRRSIVVSGNSLGERRRSVAVRASSSDTAVVETTSRSDDDVIFKQDFPVERIDKAEGKISVRLKQAKENKWELSVGCSLPGKWILHWGVSYVGDTGSEWDQPPEDMRPPGSVSIKDYAIETPLGKLSEGDSFHEVTINLNLESSVAALNFVLKDEETGAWYQHKGRDFKVPLLDDVPDDGNLIGSKKGFGALGKLSNIVVKPDEPSADVQEKGTSSSGSTKERKGLEEFYEEMPISKHVAGDNSVSVTAKKCPETSKNIVSIETDLPGDVTVHWGVCKNGSKKWEIPAEPYPEETSLFKNKALRTRLQRKDDGNGSFGLFSLDGKLEGLCFVLKLNENTWLNNRGEDFYVPFLTSTSLPVESEAAQVSEKTPKTNQEVSESGFTDEIITEIRNLAIDISSHKSQKRNVKEVQINILQEIEKLAAEAYSIFRSTTPTFTPESVLEAEVEEPEIKISSGTGTGFEILCQGFNWESHKSGRWYQELQEKADELASLGFTVLWLPPPTESVSPEGYMPKDLYNLNSRYGTIDELKETVKKFHKVGIKVLGDAVLNHRCAHFKNSNGVWNLFGGRLNWDDRAVVADDPHFQGRGNKSSGDNFHAAPNIDHSQDFVRKDIKEWLCWMREEVGYDGWRLDFVRGFWGGYVKDYMDASKPYFAVGEYWDSLSYTYGEMDYNQDAHRQRIVDWINATSGAAGAFDVTTKGILHTALQKCEYWRLSDPQGKPPGVVGWWPSRAVTFIENHDTGSTQGHWRFPGGKEMQGYAYILTHPGTPAVFFDHIYSDYRSEISSLLSLRNRQKLHCRSEVNIVKSERDVYAAIIDEKVAMKIGPGHYEPPSGSQNWSVAVEGRDYKVWETS